tgcatatatatatatgtagttgaataataatttttagtgAAGGTGACAGTCTTACTCTTACTGCTCTTCAACCAATGGAAAACGCTAAACACAAACTGTGAAATaccaaccaaaaaaataatgagTTAGAAAAAATGGTTCTATACGACTTCTGTGATGCTTTTGTTTGGAATcaataaaagtttaatttaGCATCATTGTATCAGCAGCATACAGCCTGCcacacagaaaacgctacaagtAATTAACAAAGGCAATCCCACAGGATTCCAGCGAATATGTAAACTCTTAACTCTCCCATTAACCAGCTTATATGTGTGTCACTGTGTCAGAATAAACTTTTGTAACCTTCACTACAAGCATACCATCTCTCTCACAATATGGTTAATTAAGAAACCACCTCCTGCAGCAGACGCTCACTCACTCAAAGCTTCAAACACACTGAGCGTCAAAAGATCGTAGCCTCGGTATGGGCAACTCGCCTTTCCATCACGACAgagaaaaaaggaaacaaaggTAATCATGCAGTTTATTGTTTTTCCCACAAATATAGGTTCTCCGATTATTTGATGATGATTATCAAACACATTAAGTTAGTTCaggatgattaaaaaaataagaagttaATTCATAACCTGGAGGAACGTGGCCTTGAAAATTACACGAGGACTATGGCACAATCCACCCCTATTAAACAAAGGTATAAGAAAGAGACACTTTTACACAATTTATATGTTGAATATCAACCgtaattctaaataattttattctatCATTATAGTAAAcacaaaataaagataaaagtgtaaaaataattacataattaaaatgattttttatgaTAAACATATTATtgatagctaaaaataaaataaaaataataataaaggtatgttaatattttttaaaaggtaTGTAAATATTACTTTCAATTGagaataaactaaatattattaaataaacatatataatatattagaaatcGTTTTATTCTATTGATTTTTACTTACATCATTGCCACCTATTTCTCCAAAGATGATTATTGCCACCTACGTACTTCTCcaaacaaatgaaaattaatttatgattCTGATATAAAATCATTGCATCTGAATAAATGGAGAAAAAAGGAATCTGCATACCAaacttggaaaaaaaaactaaaccataattaaatacttatataaaaataaaaatgatatatataaacagtCTGAATGAGAGATGTAATCTAAAACaacttaacaaaaaaatatatcataagaGAAGTGAAAATAGATGatttaaaaacaattcaaaGGATATATGCTAGCATATAAAAacagaattttgtttttttcaaattatttcaaTAATTTGAATATGAATTTAGTTAAGCACAACAAGATTAAAATGgttttgtatataataaaaaggtttaatggaaatagattaaaaaaattaagaagatCAACCACAAACTATCAGTTTGCATATAACATGAaaaccaaatattaaaaataaagtttacgGATAACAAACTTCCCGCGCGAAGCGCGGACTTACCCTAGTTTATAATGTAAAGATATATGTATAGTCCAACACCATAACGTGATTTCTACAAAATATTGCtatttcttattaatttttgatGGCTGTTCTGTAGATTCCGCAGTTTCTGGGGTtcttttacaaatattaaataatttaagggcatataatatattttgcaaCTTTAAATAATAAGGAaaaaagacagagagagaaaaTCAGAAAACCTAACtcattaagcaaaaaaaaaaagtgaatctTCGCTGTCAGGAACGAACAAGAAGGAAGATGGGATTGTTCTCCAACAAGATCTCCAGAGATGAGCTCAAGGCAGGAGATCACATCTATTCATGGCGTGCTTACATCTACTCCCATCACGGTTCCATCtcctcactctctctctctctctctctgttatcCACATTTTCGTTTAGTCTCGATCGCGATCGTTAGCTATTTCTGGGTTCTATGCATGCCATTTCATAGGAATCTATGTAGGAGATGGGAAAGTCATTCACTTCACTCGTCGAGGTGGTCTTGAGATCGGAACCGGTACTTATCTGGACACGATCATCCAGGTTTCTGTTCCTCGTCACGGAGGAGACAACCCTTGTCCTAATTGCGGAGACCAATCGACTCTCGACGGCGTAATCTCTTCTTGTCTCGACTGCTTCCTCGCCGGAGGAAACCTCTATCTCTTCCAGTACGATGTCTCCAAGGCCATCCTCGTGGCCAAACAGCGTGGCGGTACCTGCACCACCGCGCCTTCGGATCCTCCCGAAGAAGTCGTTCACCGCGCGAAGTACCTTTTGTCGGGTAACGGGTTTGGCGAGTACCATCTCTTGGACAACAACTGTGAGGATTTCGCGATCTATTGCAAAACTGGTCTGCTTGTTTTTTCCGTCACCAAGTCTGGGAGTAGCAGCCAAGTCAACTCGGTGTGTGCAGCTGGCGGTATCGCTTCTTTGACGCTCAGGTATTTAGGGGTGGGAAGGACTGCTGGTCAAGTGGCTTCGTTGGCGGTGTCTCCAGCTTCGGTGGTTTCTGCTGCAGCCAGTGCTGTTTCGACGACGCTTGGGTTTGTAACTACTGGTTTTGCAGGCATGGCTGTGGCCGGATACAGTAAGTACTGTATTGGTCGTGTGGCTTACGACGTTGGTGTGAGAAAGGATGTCCGCAAGGTCCCTGTGGAAGAGCTTGCTACACTTATGGCATTTCTAGATGGCAATTTGGACAATAACAACAACGACGACAAAAACAAGTAGTTCAAAATTACTCAAGTACTTGTTTCATGGATGGTTGATGACTAATCTGTTGTGTAAGAGACTTTGCTTATGCCTTTGTATTGTGTAAAACTGTATTTTTAACTTATTTGTGCAAGTGGCAAATACAGtcaaaacaatattattattttcaagaaTTAAACTCTTCAACAAGACATTTTGATAAAAGCTCAACTCCATCACAAAGCTGCTTACTTTTTCATTTACATAAAAGAGAAATGGAGAGTCAAGACCGCAAGTTCCTTCCTCAGACATTCACTACAAAGATATTTTAATTGCAGGAGACAAGATCTTAGTATTAGCAATGCTCTGCTACTGAGAATAATAAGCTGGGTGAAACGGCGGCATCACGAATCCAGGTTGCTGACCATAGTAAACAGGTTGAGGAGGAGCAGCAGAACCATAAAGCCCAGCAGCTAATGGGTTCATCATGTAAGGGCCAAGAACACCACCGCGTGCTGGGTTCACAACACCAAAAGGGTTCAACTGTAAGCCATGATGATGACTATGTTCTGGTCTTGAAGGCTGCTGACTCGGAGCTGGAGCTTGTTGTTGTGTACCTCTGCGATCACGAGGCCGCTTTCTCCCCTTCGTCtgtggctgctgctgctgctccacGTTGCGTTTCCTCTGCGCCTTGTGTTTCTCCAGCTCCTCCACACGCTCCTCCACTCTCTCCTCAGAGAACTCCGCTTCAAGGCCTTGATCTTTGATGATCTTGATCACTGCTTTCAAGGCACTAACTTCTTTATCAGTA
The sequence above is drawn from the Raphanus sativus cultivar WK10039 chromosome 7, ASM80110v3, whole genome shotgun sequence genome and encodes:
- the LOC130497723 gene encoding protein LEAD-SENSITIVE 1-like, producing the protein MGLFSNKISRDELKAGDHIYSWRAYIYSHHGIYVGDGKVIHFTRRGGLEIGTGTYLDTIIQVSVPRHGGDNPCPNCGDQSTLDGVISSCLDCFLAGGNLYLFQYDVSKAILVAKQRGGTCTTAPSDPPEEVVHRAKYLLSGNGFGEYHLLDNNCEDFAIYCKTGLLVFSVTKSGSSSQVNSVCAAGGIASLTLRYLGVGRTAGQVASLAVSPASVVSAAASAVSTTLGFVTTGFAGMAVAGYSKYCIGRVAYDVGVRKDVRKVPVEELATLMAFLDGNLDNNNNDDKNK